AATTCATGTAAGAATCAACGGACAAGGATTTCATCCTCCCAATAGCATGAAAGAAGAACATACAGGCCCTACGGATAAAAAGTCCCAGGTGGTGACCATGACCTTTGGTGGGGTACCGGGTGAGGACCAACTGGAAAAGGACAAGATCATAGAACGCCAGCTGCGTTTTCAAAACCTGTTGATGAGCATCTCCACCCAGTATATTAACGCAGATGTCTCGGACATTGATAGGCTCATCCAAAAATCCCTACAACAGATTGGAGAGTTTGTAGAGGCGGACCGCAGCTATATCTTCTCCTATGACTTTACCGCCAACACCACCAGCAACACCTATGAATGGTGTGCACAAGGTATTGAGGCTGAGATACACAATCTACAGGATATTCCGGTGGATTTCATCCCACAGTGGTTGCAGGCGCACCGCAAGGGCAGGCCCTTTTATGTGGAAGATGTTTCCAAACTGCCCAAGGATGGGGAGTTTGGGCTACGCGCTATCTTGGAGCCTCAGGGCATCAAGAGTTTGATCACCATCCCCGAGATAAAAAATAATGAGCTCATTGGCTTTATAGGGTTTGATTCTGTACGGAAGATAAACCAATACTCCCAGAATGAACAGGACATCCTCTTTGTCTATGCGAACATGCTAGTGAACGTTTTGTTGCGGAAGGAAAGCGAGGAGCGTATTGCCGAGCAAGAGGCCAAAAAGGAGGAACTGTTGCAACACCTCTCCAAACAGAACCAGGAACTGAACGAATACGCCCATGCAGTCTCCCATGACCTCAAGGCGCCATTGATCAATATCTATACCCTGATTACCTGGTTTTTGGACGACCATAAAACCACCTTAACGGAAAGTGCCCTTAAGCCCCTCTACCAAGTACAGCAGCATGTGGAAAAGATGGACCATCTCATCAAGGGCATCTTGGACTATGCCACCATAGACAAACTTACCACCGCCGATCGAGAAATCGACCTCAAGGCCCTTTTGGATGATGTACTGGATACGCTTTTGGTGCCCGCGCACGTAAAAATCCATTTGCAGGACCATTGGCCCCCTATCATGGGCAACGATTGGAGTTTGAAGCAACTGTTCCAGAACCTGATCCAGAATGCCATTAAGTACAATGACAAGGCAGTGGGCGAAATTACTGTTGGGGCCACGGATATTGAGGGAGGCCTTGAGTTCTTTGTAAGGGACAATGGCATGGGTATCCACCCAGACCATTTTGAACGGATTTTCCAAGTGTTCACCAAATTGGACCATAACAACGCCTCTTCTGGCATAGGGCTGTCCATCGTAAAAAAAATTGTGCATCACTACAAGGGCAACATACGGTTGCATAGTGAAGAGGGCAGGGGCACTACCTTTTACTTTACGTTACCCGCCGCATTGGTTTAGCCTGTAACGGTTTCTACATTCTTTTTTTCCATAGTGGGAAATTTCCGTTTATCTTTATAAACACTTGATTTGCAAACCTTCTAAGGAAACTCCGCATGAAAACATACCCAAGTATATTCAATGACGTAATCGGCCCTGTGATGCGAGGCCCTTCAAGTTCCCATTGCGCGGCATCGCTTCGGATAGGAAGACTTTGCCTCGATTTAATGGATGGCGATATTAAAGAGGTCGATATTGAGTTCGACCCCAATGGTTCCTTGGCCACGACCCATAAAGGTCAAGGGTCGGACATGGGTCTGTTCGGGGGATTTATGGGCTGGGAAGCGGATGATGAACGTTTGCCCAATTACTTGCAGGCCATTGACGAAGCCGGGATTAAGGTGAACATAACGATCCATCCTATAGGTGCCACGCATCCAAATACGTATAAGATTACCTTAAAAAACGCTCGGGAAACACGAAAAGTGACGGCAATTTCTACAGGAGGAGGCATGATCGAGGTGCTGGAAATAGATGGGGCCCACGTTTCAATGGCCGGGGATTTTTTTCAGACCTTGATCTATTGTACATCGCCTTCAGCGATTATCTCT
Above is a window of Maribacter algicola DNA encoding:
- a CDS encoding sensor histidine kinase, with translation MKEEHTGPTDKKSQVVTMTFGGVPGEDQLEKDKIIERQLRFQNLLMSISTQYINADVSDIDRLIQKSLQQIGEFVEADRSYIFSYDFTANTTSNTYEWCAQGIEAEIHNLQDIPVDFIPQWLQAHRKGRPFYVEDVSKLPKDGEFGLRAILEPQGIKSLITIPEIKNNELIGFIGFDSVRKINQYSQNEQDILFVYANMLVNVLLRKESEERIAEQEAKKEELLQHLSKQNQELNEYAHAVSHDLKAPLINIYTLITWFLDDHKTTLTESALKPLYQVQQHVEKMDHLIKGILDYATIDKLTTADREIDLKALLDDVLDTLLVPAHVKIHLQDHWPPIMGNDWSLKQLFQNLIQNAIKYNDKAVGEITVGATDIEGGLEFFVRDNGMGIHPDHFERIFQVFTKLDHNNASSGIGLSIVKKIVHHYKGNIRLHSEEGRGTTFYFTLPAALV